GGTATATTGATATGAGATTCCGGGTAAAAACGCAATTCGTGCATCAGGGCATCCAGTAAAGTCTGCTGACTTACATCTTTCGCTGCGCCGTAATTTTTCTGCCAGTAAAGATTGGCGGCCGGGCTAATGGTCATTACAATACGACTACCTTTCCGGATCTGCTTACACATCCAGGCCCCTTCTTTCAATGTAATATGATAGATCTCGTTCTCCTTCCAGTAGCTTGGCTTCGCCTTATCAATACTGAGCGACAGCCGTTGCGCAGTATGTGCCAGCGGCCAGCGTTTACCTTCACTGTCCACCTCCCACCAGCTGAGCATCAGGTCCGCATCGGGCGTGCCGGATGACATCCAGAGTTCTGCACTGATACTCCCATTCAGGATCAGGTCCTTATCGAATGGCGGTGTGGCAAGTGTGATCAGCTGTTTCCTGCTGAACATGGCTTCTGTAATAACAGCGCTGTTGGCGTCATAGATGGTCAGTGTATCGTCAGCCGTATCTGCCGCATCGAAAGAGAACACCAGTGGTTTCCTCCCCCCTCTTTTCCTTTTTGTCATGGTCTCTTCAGGTTTGGCTGGCAGATAGAAAGACAGGGTATCCGTGTTCATCTTTTCCACTGAAGGGAAGTAATGCCACTTATTCTCTCCCATTGCAAAAACAGCGATCCGGTCCCGCAGAAAGGCCGGTTTCGGGCCACCTTTCAGGGTATAGTTAAACCAATCCAGCACCAGCTGCTTCTGGTCTACCATGGCTGCCTTATCGATAATATAGGGGGCAATCGTGTCCCTGCGTTTACCACCCTGTCCGCCGCCATGGTCGAACGGCCCGATGAAAAGATAATGATCCTTCAGGGCCGCGGCGGTGCCGTAGGTATGATGTGCATTGTAATAATAGATCGCCCCGCGCTGGTCGTCATCAAAGAAACCGGTGGTAGAGAGGATAGGAATATTGATACGGGCAAATTCCTCCGGGGTCGGCGTCATTTTCTGCCAATAGTCATCATTACCCGGATGCATGATCCATCGCTGGAAGATGGTATCCATGCCGCTTCCCTCCAGGGAGTCGAGCGCACTGAAAGGCAAGCCTCTCAGCAGGTACTCTTTATTCAGAGAACTCCATTTTTCCTGATCAAAGAACGTAGCATCATCGAGATAATGGTTATTACGTACGTATTTCAGCCATTGCAGCATGTAGGTCAGAAAGATGCCACCAGGATTGGGATAATCTACCCCTGGCCCTACGGCAACCTGCGGCACGATGGTCCTGAGTGCAGGGTGTATATTTTTAACAGTGGCCCACTGGGCAAAGCCCAGGTACGATCCCCCGTACATGCCGATCTTACCGTTACACCAGGGTTGCTTACTGATCCAGTCGATCGCCTCGTAGTTGTCAGCCGCATCATTCTCCATCGGATAAAAACTACCACCGGAACGGGATTTGCCCCTGTTATATACGAAGACACCTGCGTACCCGCTATCTGCCACATACTGCGCCCTGATCGTGTCGGATTTTGACGGATAACAGTTGGCCCTCAATACGACAGGCAAAGGCAGCGCAGCACCTTCCTGGTACAGCAGCATACAGCTTAGGACAGTACCATCTTTCAGCGGTATCTCCAGGGTACTGTCAATCACATATCGTTTGGACTGCGCGGAAAGCAGGCTGCTAAATAAGAGCAAAAAGGTCAGTAGGATTATTACAGGGTTCTTTCGCATGGTGTTGATCCGGGTTAAGGGTACACCAATATAATAAAAATAAGAGAAGTGTCATACTTTCCAGTAACAAGAGCTGATCCTGTGCAGGAAGGTCAGAGGGTTCGCCTTATCCGTGTGGTAGTGCCTGCCAGGCGGAACTACCCGGAGACACAATGTGGGCCGGCCAAAAGACCAGCCCCATTCCGTTTATGATATCTGTCAGGTTGCTTAAAGCGGGAACTCGTCGTTAAAGATGTCCCCACGTTCCATCATTGCAATCTCTGAGTCATTACACAGACAATCTTCGAGTTCCCTTACGATAGTATTTTTGTCCAGTTCGCGTCCAATGATCACCAGTTCATTCTGACGATCGCCAAAATGTTTATCCCATCTTTTTTCGATTTCTTCTTTATTATCCAGAAAAGAGAGGTAGCTGATCCTGTCTTTATAAGGCATACTGGCCCACCACATACCCGCACGTTCTGCCCGTAAACTACCACCCGCCTGACTCCAGTTCAATGCATCATCTTTACGGGATGCGAGCCAGAAGAGGCCTTTACTACGGATGATATTTGCATGCCATTGCTCATTCAGATAATGCCAGAAACGTCCCGGGTGAAAAGGCCGGCGGCTGCGGTACACAAAGCTGCTGATGCCATATTCTTCCGTTTCCGGCGTATGGTGAGGTTTGTTTAGTTCTTCTATCCATCCGGCCTGCTGACTGGTCACTTCAAAGTCAAAGAGGCCGGTATTAAGAATGCCATGCAGATCCACCCTTCCGAATGCCGACGTGATAATACGGGCGCCGGTATTCATTTTCCGAATGACAGCCTGCAGCATACCCAGTTCTGCTGCTTTGATCAGATCAGTTTTATTGAGGATGATGACATTCGCAAATTCGATCTGGTCAGTTAACAGATTAACGATCGTCCTGCTATCCCCTTCCATATCGGTGAGTTGCCTCTCCTGCAGTGTCTCTATACTGCTGAAGTCACGGATAAAGTTGAATGCATCGACCACGGTGACCAGGGTGTCTAACCGGGATAGTTTACTGAGATCGGTGCCGGTTGCTTCATCCTGATAGGTGAATGTCTGCGCTACGGGTAATGGTTCACTGATGCCGGAGCTCTCTATCAGCAGGTAATCAAAACGGCGCTCCCCTGCCAGGCGTTCTACTTCCAGGAGCAGGTCTTCACGTAACGTACAACAGATACACCCGTTACTCATTTCTACCAGTTTTTCCTCCGTTCGGTGAAGCGTATGTTCGTTTTTAACCAGCTGCGCATCCACATTTACTTCGCTCATATCATTGACGATGACAGCTACGCGCATGCCCTGTTTGTTGTGCAGGACATGATTAAGCAAAGTCGTCTTACCGGCGCCGAGAAAGCCACTCAGCACCGTAACAGGTAATCTGTTCGTTGTCATATTTATAGTTATTACAAAAAAGGGCCGTACCGGCCAAAAGGCCGATGGCAGCGGATAGCGGCATGTTTTATACCGCACATATTATTTGCATCAATGTTGCAAATGTATAGCATTTTAAGATAAAACCAAATGCCTGAAATGATTTGTTATCCTCGGGAAAAAATCGTAAATTATAGACGCATGTTATTGTTAACCACAAAAACCAAAATATATGAAGACCGTGTATTGCGTGATGGTGGGACTGGCGTTTGTGCTTCTCATCTCATGTCGGAAAACTGACTCATCTTATTCCATTCCTGCTGCGCAGCCAGACCCCGAAACGATCATTCCCAAACCGGCCATTAACGCATTTGTACACCAGCAACTGGACACATATGGTTATTTTGACTGGAAAATGGCCAGTGATACAATGGTATGGAGTGCTTTACTGCATGGAGATAGTATCCTGTCGGTAGGCTATGCAGCCAATAGTAGTGTGCAGGAAGTCTTGCAACTGGCTGGGCAGAAAACCGCCACTGATATATCCCAAAATGCTATTGCTAAGAAACTTCGATTCACACAGGTACGTGTGAGCAGTTATGCAGCGGTAAAAGCATTACGTTCATCTGATAAGGTACGCTATGTGGAACCTGTTGGTTATGGTGAATATATGAACGATGTCAGTAAACAAGATGCAACCGCCGCTTCCGATATACTGGCCTCCGGCTGTGGTTACAACAGTGCAAAGGCGGATCTGGTAGCAGGCACGGATTATACCGTCATCTCCCCTGCTGCAAAGATGTCGTGGAACTATGGTTACCACCGTATAGAACAGGCGTGGCAGCAATCCACCGGACAGCGTATCAAGGTGATGATCATTGATACAGGGGTGAGTCCGCAGCAGGAGAATCTGGGTACCGCATTCAACCAGGGACTGTCCGGGGGACGATCCATACAGAAACTGGGCACTTACAACAGCAGTGCGGATGATCTCTGCGGACATGGGACCAGTATGGCTGGCGTGCTGGCCGGACCACGGGGAACAGATGGCAATACGGCTGGTATTGCCTACAACTGTGACCTGGCCATTGTGCATGCTGCTGAAAATGTAGTATTGCTTTCCACTGCCGCGATCAATGGTGTCACCAGTGCCTACGTGCTGGGAGCGGATGATCCCAGCGTAAAGATCATCAGTATGAGCATGGGAACTATTTTCAGCTCCGGGCAGATCAAGGATGCCCTCGTCTATGCATATGGTAGACAGAAACTGATGTTCTGTGCTGCCGGTACCTCTACCTCCTTCTTTGCGGGCTTTGTAGGAGTTATATTTCCGGCCAATCAGCCGCAGGTGATAGCGGTCACCGGTATGAAGGACAATCTGAAAGACAGGTGTGATAATTGCCATACCGGCAGTAAGGTTGATTTCGCGATCGTCATGCAAAGATCCTCTGGTAGAAATCCGCTAACCATTGCCATGACGGGAGATGTACCATCTACGGTAGGTGGGTCTTCTGTAGCTACGGCCAGCTGTGCAGGGATAGCGGCGCTGGTATGGAGTAAATATCCGGCTTACCCACGCGACAGTATTGTTGCCA
The DNA window shown above is from Chitinophaga agri and carries:
- a CDS encoding GTP-binding protein; its protein translation is MTTNRLPVTVLSGFLGAGKTTLLNHVLHNKQGMRVAVIVNDMSEVNVDAQLVKNEHTLHRTEEKLVEMSNGCICCTLREDLLLEVERLAGERRFDYLLIESSGISEPLPVAQTFTYQDEATGTDLSKLSRLDTLVTVVDAFNFIRDFSSIETLQERQLTDMEGDSRTIVNLLTDQIEFANVIILNKTDLIKAAELGMLQAVIRKMNTGARIITSAFGRVDLHGILNTGLFDFEVTSQQAGWIEELNKPHHTPETEEYGISSFVYRSRRPFHPGRFWHYLNEQWHANIIRSKGLFWLASRKDDALNWSQAGGSLRAERAGMWWASMPYKDRISYLSFLDNKEEIEKRWDKHFGDRQNELVIIGRELDKNTIVRELEDCLCNDSEIAMMERGDIFNDEFPL
- a CDS encoding CocE/NonD family hydrolase, which produces MLLFSSLLSAQSKRYVIDSTLEIPLKDGTVLSCMLLYQEGAALPLPVVLRANCYPSKSDTIRAQYVADSGYAGVFVYNRGKSRSGGSFYPMENDAADNYEAIDWISKQPWCNGKIGMYGGSYLGFAQWATVKNIHPALRTIVPQVAVGPGVDYPNPGGIFLTYMLQWLKYVRNNHYLDDATFFDQEKWSSLNKEYLLRGLPFSALDSLEGSGMDTIFQRWIMHPGNDDYWQKMTPTPEEFARINIPILSTTGFFDDDQRGAIYYYNAHHTYGTAAALKDHYLFIGPFDHGGGQGGKRRDTIAPYIIDKAAMVDQKQLVLDWFNYTLKGGPKPAFLRDRIAVFAMGENKWHYFPSVEKMNTDTLSFYLPAKPEETMTKRKRGGRKPLVFSFDAADTADDTLTIYDANSAVITEAMFSRKQLITLATPPFDKDLILNGSISAELWMSSGTPDADLMLSWWEVDSEGKRWPLAHTAQRLSLSIDKAKPSYWKENEIYHITLKEGAWMCKQIRKGSRIVMTISPAANLYWQKNYGAAKDVSQQTLLDALMHELRFYPESHINIPVM
- a CDS encoding S8 family peptidase, with protein sequence MKTVYCVMVGLAFVLLISCRKTDSSYSIPAAQPDPETIIPKPAINAFVHQQLDTYGYFDWKMASDTMVWSALLHGDSILSVGYAANSSVQEVLQLAGQKTATDISQNAIAKKLRFTQVRVSSYAAVKALRSSDKVRYVEPVGYGEYMNDVSKQDATAASDILASGCGYNSAKADLVAGTDYTVISPAAKMSWNYGYHRIEQAWQQSTGQRIKVMIIDTGVSPQQENLGTAFNQGLSGGRSIQKLGTYNSSADDLCGHGTSMAGVLAGPRGTDGNTAGIAYNCDLAIVHAAENVVLLSTAAINGVTSAYVLGADDPSVKIISMSMGTIFSSGQIKDALVYAYGRQKLMFCAAGTSTSFFAGFVGVIFPANQPQVIAVTGMKDNLKDRCDNCHTGSKVDFAIVMQRSSGRNPLTIAMTGDVPSTVGGSSVATASCAGIAALVWSKYPAYPRDSIVARMARASGFAGNRSSKFGWGVINAAAAVGF